The nucleotide window CTCACCCAAGCCACAGCATTCCGcacggaatacggaatagTTGCACATAGCGCTGTTGACGGCGCCCCCGGAGACGGATGCTTTCCGCTCCCCGGCGAGACCCGCacacggcgccgcccggtGCTCCTTGGTGAGCAGCGGCTACTCCGTACGTTACACTAGTTAGTGTACTATGTCAGGTAGGGAATATGTCCGTCCCTCATCCGTCCCGCCatcccgccgccaagcaaCGGGAAAAGTGGGCCCCACCGCCAATCTGCAGAATGAGGAAAGAGGACACGGCATCGCGTTGCTGACGCCAAGGCCGTCCGAAGCTGCTGCGACTCCCGCCAACCACAGCCTGCGGATGCTCAATTGCATCGCCTTCAACCTTCCGCGCTCCCACGCTCCGTCGCAGACACATGTCGCGTCCGGTGCCCGAGCCTAGGTGATGCCCTACCGGCATGGACTGCCGCTCGTTGGCTGCCGGCGACTCCCGatccggccccggccccggccccggccccgggcCGGTCGTTGTCGGTCTCTACCTGCGCGCATGGCTGCGCGGGCTCAGCTCGCCCCGTTGGCCGTTGCTGCTCGGCTGGGCGCTCCTTGCTCTTGTTCTGGGCCGGTGGccccccgtcgccgccgccatgcgcTCGGACCGCGTGAGGGAGCTGCGCCAGGAAACCGTCGACATGTTCTACCATGGCTTCGACAACTACATGAAGATTGCCTTCCCTGAGGACGAGGTATGTTTTGAGTCGCCAGCTGGACACACGATTAGCCGTGCTAACCCGCTCACGATCCTCCTAGCTCCGCCCGGTGTCTTGCACTCCCCTTACTCGAGACGCCAAGAATCCCCGAAATGTCGAGCTCAACGACGTCCTGGGGAACTACTCCTTGACCCTTATCGATAGTCTTTCTACCCTGGCTATCTTGGCGTCCGCTCCTCCCGATGATCGCGGCACCGGGCCGAAAGCGCTCAGGGACTTTCAGGACGGCGTGGCCGCGCTCGTGGAGCAGTACGGAGACGGCAGCCCCGGGCCCTCGGGCGTGGGCCTGCGGGGGCGCGGCTTCGACCTGGACAGCAAGGTGCAAGTGTTTGAGACGGTCATCCGTGGCGTGGGAGGTTTGCTGAGCGCCCACCTCTTCGCCATCGGCGCGCTGCCCATCGCCGGCTACCACCCACGACGCCCTGGCGACGACCCCCTGAATCCCCGTCCCGTTGTCTGGCCGAGCGGGTTTCGGTACGACGGTCAGCTTTTGCGCTTGGCCCTTGACCTGGCCCAGAGACTCCTACCCGCCTTCTACACCAAGACCGGCATGCCCTATCCGCGGGTCAACCTCCGCCACGGCATTCCCTTCTACGCAAACTCGCCCCTCCACGAATTCTCCCCGGACGCGACCCCTGAGGGGCCCCCGGAAATCACGGAAACCTGCAGTGCCGGCGCAGGCTCGCTTGTTCTAGAGTTCACAGTTCTCAGTCGCCTAACCGGCGACGCTCGGTtcgagcagctggccaaGCGTGCATTCTGGGCTGTGTGGTACCGGAAGAGTCAGATAGGGCTTATCGGTGCGGGCGTGGATGCTGAGCAGGGCCACTGGATAGGATCCTATTCCGTGATCGGCGCAGGCGCCGATAGCTTCTTCGAATATGCCCTGAAATCCCACATCCTGCTCTCGGGCCATGAACTGCCCAATCAGACCGCTGTCCCCCCTCCTCACGATGACGCGTGGCTGGACCCAAATACGCTCTTCGCTCCCCTGAGTGACGTCGAAAACTCGGCCGACACTTTCTTGGAGGCTTGGCATCACGCACACGCTGCCATCAAGCGGCACCTCTACAGTGAGCGCGACCATCCGCACTATGAAAATGTCAATCTCTGGACCGGCTCTTTGGTGTCCAACTGGGTCGACAGCCTCGGTGCCTACTACTCTGGGCTCCTCGTCCTGGCTggcgagctggacgaggccgtcgagACGAACCTGCTCTACACTGCCATTTGGACCCGCTACGCCGCCCTTCCCGAACGGTGGTCTATCCGGGACAAGACGGTCGAAGGGGGTCTGGGCTGGTGGCCGCTGCGGCCCGAGTTCATCGAGTCGACGTACCATTTGTACCGCGCCACCAGGGATCCCTGGTATCTCTACGTCGGCGAGATGGTGCTTCGGGACATCAagaggcgctgctggactcCTTGTGGTTGGGCCGGTCTGCAGAACGTCTTGGACGGGCAGAAGAGCGACCGCATGGAGAGTTTCTTCCTCGGCGAAACTGCCAAGTACATGTACCTCCTCTTCGATGACCAACATCCCCTCAACGCGCTTGACGCGGCCTATGTCTTCTCCACCGAGGGGCATCCCCTGATCATCCCCAAAGCAGCCACGCCATCGGTGAGGCCTCGCTCCCCGTCGGGGTCTGACAACAGGGACCTGACAGTCTACTACGATGAGGCCTTCACCAACACTTGCCCGCCGCGCCCAGCGAGCACCCCTCTTTCAGGCTCGGTGGTGGCTGCCCGGGACGACATATACCATGCCGCGCGCATGCTGGACCTGCATTTACTCTCCACTTCGCGCATCACCATTGACGGCGGTCAGGTGTCCGGCCTGCACATGGCCAGATCCAACTTCACCCTGTTCCCCTGGACCCTGCCGCCTGAACTTCTGCCCAGCAATGGCACCTGCTCCAAGGTTTACCAACCGCACGAGGTTACCCTGGAGTTTGCGGCGACCGCGGGACAGTCTGTCGGTGGCAGTTCGTTCAATTTTATGCTCGGAGGCCAGAACTTGGAGCGTCTCAGCACCGACCGCATCCGGGTCTCCAGTCTGTCCAGTCTGAAGATCACCCTCCGGCTCGAAGAGGGCGGGGAGCAAGAATGGCAAGTCACCAAGATCAACGGCTTCCCTCTTGGCCGAGATGAGTTTGCCGTCTTCGATCGAGCGATCCTCGGCGATCTTTCCGACCCCCGATTCCACCTCGTCAGAGACCCCGTCATGGTGaagctccagcagctccaCAGGGTTGCCCTTCACGAGAACGACACCAGCAGCCACGACCGCGCACCTGGCGATCACCATGAAGAAATGCCACAGCTCGATCCTCTCCAAGACCCCAACCGCCCCGCTGCCCTCTCCGAGCTCAGCTCCCTCGTCCGGTCCATCTTCACCCGCGTCGCTGCATCGCTCGACATCCAGCTCCCTACTTCTCTCCCTGGCATGGCGACTGCTCCCCTTCCTTACAACTTGGTCATCAATCAAACCGCCATAACACCTGTTggcatcggcgccgggccTCTCCCgcccgcgaccgccgccgccgatgccgccgccgcgcgcatTCCGCCCTTCGGCCCCGTGCCGGCCGGCCTCTTCCCCTGGACGACCATctacgccgccggcgacgcctgCTCCGGCCCGCTCCCCCAATCCGCTCCGCGCGATCACCAGGTCATTCtcatccgccgcggcggctgcagctTTTCCGCCAAGCTCGCCAACATACCCGCCTacgcgccgtcgccgacctcgctgcagctggtggtggtcgtgtccgacgacgaagagggcggcggggccgggttggtgcggccgctgctggacgaggtgcAGCGCACGCCGGGCGGGATGCTGCGGCGGCATCTGATCCCCATGGTCatggttggcggcggcgacgtggcGTACCAGCGGCTGAGATACGCGGCGGGGGTCGGGTTGGCGAAGCGGTACTTCATTGAGAGCCAGGGGGTGAGGGTAAGGAATATTATTGTCGATGAGGGGGATGTGGAGACGGCGCTGTGAGGTTTGCCCCGAAGCAGGCGGGCCAGGCAAGACGAGAGTGACGTACTTGTATATGTGACACAGTACAAAGCGATAGATGAGATACCAACCTGGAAATTTGTATGTCATGCCAGCATGAAAGTTGTTGCATGTGCAATTTTTCAAGCTAGCGTTGCTCTGATACAGAGTCCTGAATCATCCTATTTCTGGGCATGATAATTGCGTCAACAATTGTTTGCTCAAGACCACAGACGGCAGATTCCTCCTCGTGGATTCGCGGCATTAGC belongs to Thermothielavioides terrestris NRRL 8126 chromosome 5, complete sequence and includes:
- a CDS encoding glycoside hydrolase family 47 protein (CAZy_ID 269875), with amino-acid sequence MRSDRVRELRQETVDMFYHGFDNYMKIAFPEDELRPVSCTPLTRDAKNPRNVELNDVLGNYSLTLIDSLSTLAILASAPPDDRGTGPKALRDFQDGVAALVEQYGDGSPGPSGVGLRGRGFDLDSKVQVFETVIRGVGGLLSAHLFAIGALPIAGYHPRRPGDDPLNPRPVVWPSGFRYDGQLLRLALDLAQRLLPAFYTKTGMPYPRVNLRHGIPFYANSPLHEFSPDATPEGPPEITETCSAGAGSLVLEFTVLSRLTGDARFEQLAKRAFWAVWYRKSQIGLIGAGVDAEQGHWIGSYSVIGAGADSFFEYALKSHILLSGHELPNQTAVPPPHDDAWLDPNTLFAPLSDVENSADTFLEAWHHAHAAIKRHLYSERDHPHYENVNLWTGSLVSNWVDSLGAYYSGLLVLAGELDEAVETNLLYTAIWTRYAALPERWSIRDKTVEGGLGWWPLRPEFIESTYHLYRATRDPWYLYVGEMVLRDIKRRCWTPCGWAGLQNVLDGQKSDRMESFFLGETAKYMYLLFDDQHPLNALDAAYVFSTEGHPLIIPKAATPSVRPRSPSGSDNRDLTVYYDEAFTNTCPPRPASTPLSGSVVAARDDIYHAARMLDLHLLSTSRITIDGGQVSGLHMARSNFTLFPWTLPPELLPSNGTCSKVYQPHEVTLEFAATAGQSVGGSSFNFMLGGQNLERLSTDRIRVSSLSSLKITLRLEEGGEQEWQVTKINGFPLGRDEFAVFDRAILGDLSDPRFHLVRDPVMVKLQQLHRVALHENDTSSHDRAPGDHHEEMPQLDPLQDPNRPAALSELSSLVRSIFTRVAASLDIQLPTSLPGMATAPLPYNLVINQTAITPVGIGAGPLPPATAAADAAAARIPPFGPVPAGLFPWTTIYAAGDACSGPLPQSAPRDHQVILIRRGGCSFSAKLANIPAYAPSPTSLQLVVVVSDDEEGGGAGLVRPLLDEVQRTPGGMLRRHLIPMVMVGGGDVAYQRLRYAAGVGLAKRYFIESQGVRVRNIIVDEGDVETAL